Proteins encoded together in one Amblyomma americanum isolate KBUSLIRL-KWMA chromosome 1, ASM5285725v1, whole genome shotgun sequence window:
- the LOC144114517 gene encoding pancreatic lipase-related protein 2-like encodes MLLRLPRPTVVIILFAVSVSMVQRTGGLLSMLTNAADEEDIKNEGKWNLKFPLNAFSLIKDTRCYRNVGCFRKDDKYRLTHPLVLPKRPRYVRTKFYAYCRENMNGRRLRKRTMRRDAAPFFSRPKDLVILVHGYTQNVNSTWMHELKEALLKEKDCNVIIVDWGRGCRSPKYLTAVGNTALVGRQISLLVQRLAKLFRGAVTADRVHLVGFSLGAQVSGFCGRHFKKETGKKLARISALDAARPLFEQSDVYVSRKDAVFVDAIHTSSGWTVLQKALGMSKPYGHVDFFPNGGRNQPGCGGLLEIDCDHGRAPIYYIESIKYRHQCRFLSYKCEGGKEAFRSGRCKPGAPDSEMGYYSLQARGRGLQFLTTNEESPFCQPLEQELTEPKHTKQ; translated from the exons ATGCTCCTGAGGCTACCAAGGC CCACCGTGGTCATCATCCTTTTCGCAGTGTCCGTGAGCATGGTACAGAGGACCGGAGGTCTGCTCAGCATGTTAACCAACGCGGCTGACGAGGAGGACATAAAGAACGAGGGC AAATGGAACCTGAAGTTTCCACTCAACGCATTCTCCCTGATCAAAGACACACGCTGCTACAGGAACGTGGGCTGCTTCCGCAAGGATGACAAGTACAGGCTAACGCATCCGCTCGTGCTGCCTAAGCGGCCCAGATACGTGAGGACCAAGTTCTACGCGTACTGCCGGGAAAACATGAACGGGCGGAGATTGCGTAAGAGGACAATGCGGCGAGATGCTGCTCCATTCTTCAGCAGACCCAAGGACCTCGTAATCCTTGTGCACGGCTACACGCAGAATGTCAACAGCACCTGGATGCATGAACTGAAGGAGGCCCTGCTTAAGGAG AAAGACTGCAACGTGATCATCGTGGACTGGGGTCGGGGCTGCCGGTCACCGAAGTACCTGACAGCCGTGGGCAACACGGCCCTGGTCGGCCGCCAGATATCGCTGCTAGTGCAGAGGCTGGCCAAGCTCTTCCGCGGAGCTGTGACTGCCGACCGAGTGCATCTCGTCGGCTTCAGTCTGGGCGCCCAGGTGTCCGGCTTCTGCGGGCGACACTTCAAGAAGGAGACGGGAAAAAAGCTGGCCAGGATCTCGG CCCTGGACGCAGCGCGGCCGTTGTTCGAGCAGTCGGACGTGTACGTGTCGCGCAAGGACGCAGTCTTCGTGGACGCCATTCACACAAGCTCTGGCTGGACGGTGCTGCAGAAGGCCCTTGGCATGAGCAAGCCATACGGCCACGTGGACTTCTTCCCAAACGGCGGCAGGAATCAGCCTGGGTGCGGAGGCCTGCTTG AAATAGACTGCGACCATGGCCGAGCCCCCATCTACTACATCGAGTCGATCAAGTACCGCCACCAGTGCCGCTTCCTGTCGTACAAGTGCGAGGGCGGAAAAGAGGCCTTCCGCAGCGGTCGCTGCAAGCCGGGCGCCCCCGATAGCGAGATGGGTTACTACAGCCTCCAGGCGCGCGGAAGGGGCCTGCAGTTCCTCACGACAAACGAGGAGTCTCCCTTCTGCCAGCCGCTGGAACAGGAGCTGACGGAGCCGAAACACACAAAGCAATAG